TACATTTTAGAAACAATATTCCTTTTTAATGCTTCTTTGTATATCTGTGAGCCACCTATAATAAAGTATTCCTCTTTTTCTTCTTTATACTTTTCTATTTCATCAAAATTATTAAATACCTCTATATCTAGCCTTTTTTTATCTAACCCTTTTCTGGAAAGTACTATATTTTTTCTATCTGGTAAAATCTTACCTATACTATCAAATGTTTTCCGTCCCATTATTACAGTATGACCTTTAGTTATATTCTTAAAATGTTCTAATTCTTCAGGTATATACCATAACATTTTATTATCTTTACCTATTTCTAAATTTTTGCCTACTGCAACTATTATACTCAACATATTATTTAACCATTAAAAAGTAGATTAAAATAAGTATACCTAATATTATTCTATAATATCCAAATATTTTAAAATCATTTTTTTTAATATATGTTAAGAAAAATTTTATTATAAATAGAGATAGGATAAATGTTAGTAAAAATCCTAATATTATTAAACTTATCTCATAAACTGTTAAAAACTTAGCTATTTTTAATATTTTTAACGCTGTCGCTCCCATCATAGTAGGTATGGCTAAAAAGAAAGAAAATTCTGTAGCTACTATTCTATTTAGACCTATAAGCATAGCTCCTATTATAGTAGAAGCTGATCTTGATGTACCTGGTATCATAGCTAAACATTGAAATATTCCTATATATATAGCTTGTTTATATGTAATATTTTCTAATTTATTAACTCTAGCTCTTTTATTTCTATTTTCTATAAATATCAATAAAATACCATATACAATCAACATAATTGCAACAGTAATAGGATTAAATAATTTTGCTTCTATAAAATCACCAAATAATAAACCTATAACAACTACTGGAAGAACAGCAACTATTATCTTTTTCCATAAGTTCAATAATTCTTGTCTTTTTCTACCTTTATACATAAAAGGGTATAACTTTTCAAAAAATATAACCACTACTGCAAGTATTGCACCAAGCTGAATTATTACTTGAAATGCTTGAACAAATTTTTCATTGCTTGATAATTTAAGAAAACTTTCTAAAAGTATCATATGACCTGTACTACTTACAGGTAAAAACTCCGTAAATGCTTCTACTACCGAAAGTAAAAAAACTTTTATTATATCTATAAACATTTAAAACTCCTCATATCAAATTAGTATTTTCATTATATCAAATTAATTATTAAATTACCACATCAATTTTGACTAAATTTTCTTAACTCTTTTATAAAATTCATCTTTTGAGATTTCTACTCTATGTTCTTTTTTATTAGATATTATTTTAGTTAAAATAAAGCTATTATCTTCTTCTTTAACTCTATCTATATTACTTTCTAACATATATAGTTTAACTTTAATAGAATATATAAAATTTTTCATCTCTTTAGGAATCTTACCAAATCTATCACGCACTTCTTCATTTAACTCTAATAATTCTTCATTAGACACAACTTCAGCATACCTTTTATATATAACTATTCTTTCA
This sequence is a window from Pseudostreptobacillus hongkongensis. Protein-coding genes within it:
- a CDS encoding dihydrofolate reductase, with protein sequence MLSIIVAVGKNLEIGKDNKMLWYIPEELEHFKNITKGHTVIMGRKTFDSIGKILPDRKNIVLSRKGLDKKRLDIEVFNNFDEIEKYKEEKEEYFIIGGSQIYKEALKRNIVSKMYVSHIDYINKDATEYFPKIDDSWIKLNKKVHNGWIFCEYIRRNDYDEFNGRE
- a CDS encoding undecaprenyl-diphosphate phosphatase, whose product is MFIDIIKVFLLSVVEAFTEFLPVSSTGHMILLESFLKLSSNEKFVQAFQVIIQLGAILAVVVIFFEKLYPFMYKGRKRQELLNLWKKIIVAVLPVVVIGLLFGDFIEAKLFNPITVAIMLIVYGILLIFIENRNKRARVNKLENITYKQAIYIGIFQCLAMIPGTSRSASTIIGAMLIGLNRIVATEFSFFLAIPTMMGATALKILKIAKFLTVYEISLIILGFLLTFILSLFIIKFFLTYIKKNDFKIFGYYRIILGILILIYFLMVK